From Vicinamibacterales bacterium, a single genomic window includes:
- a CDS encoding N-acetylneuraminate synthase family protein codes for MTTVTIGGRAVGPGQTAWIVAEIGINHNGSVELATQLIAAAAAAGCHAVKFQKRTVERVYSAEALAEPRESPFGATNGDLKRGLEFGHDDYLAIDAACRAAGLPWFASCWDEASVDFIERFDPPCYKIASPSLTDHALLERHRRTGRPLLLSTGMSTLEEIDAAVAILSRDQLVLMHCTSTYPSRTAELNLRMIPVLQQRYRVPVGYSGHEVGLTTTVAAVVVGAAVVERHLTLDRAMWGSDQAASVEPQGFTRLVKDIHAVELALGDGVKRVYASEVATMRKLRRVGLKP; via the coding sequence ATGACGACGGTGACCATCGGCGGGCGCGCGGTCGGACCGGGCCAGACGGCCTGGATCGTGGCGGAGATCGGCATCAACCACAACGGCAGCGTGGAGCTGGCGACGCAGCTGATTGCGGCCGCCGCCGCCGCCGGCTGTCACGCGGTGAAGTTCCAGAAGCGGACCGTCGAGCGCGTCTACTCGGCCGAGGCGCTGGCCGAGCCCCGCGAGAGCCCGTTCGGCGCCACCAACGGCGACCTGAAACGGGGGCTCGAGTTCGGCCACGACGACTACCTCGCGATTGATGCGGCGTGCCGCGCGGCGGGGCTGCCGTGGTTTGCGTCGTGCTGGGACGAGGCGTCGGTGGACTTCATCGAGCGCTTCGACCCGCCCTGCTACAAGATCGCATCGCCGTCGCTCACCGACCATGCGTTGCTCGAACGCCATCGCCGCACCGGCCGGCCGCTGTTGCTCTCCACCGGCATGAGCACGCTCGAAGAGATCGACGCCGCGGTGGCGATCCTGTCGCGCGACCAACTCGTGCTGATGCACTGCACCAGCACCTACCCGAGCCGGACCGCGGAACTCAACCTCCGGATGATTCCCGTCCTGCAGCAGCGATACCGCGTGCCGGTCGGCTATTCCGGGCACGAAGTCGGCCTCACCACCACGGTGGCCGCGGTGGTCGTGGGCGCGGCGGTGGTCGAACGCCACCTCACACTGGACCGCGCCATGTGGGGGAGCGATCAGGCGGCATCGGTCGAGCCGCAGGGGTTCACGCGCCTCGTCAAAGACATCCACGCGGTGGAACTGGCACTTGGTGACGGTGTCAAGCGGGTCTACGCGAGCGAGGTGGCGACCATGCGGAAGCTGCGCCGCGTCGGCCTCAAGCCGTGA
- a CDS encoding Gfo/Idh/MocA family oxidoreductase, translating into MKVLIAGLGSVGQRHARNLRASCGAGVEILAYRVRGLPQVITDTMTIDDTVTVEAACGIRSFASLDEALAERPDAVMICNPNSLHLQTAMAAAHAGCHLFIEKPLSHTGDGVDDLIAVVERQRLVATVGYQLRCHPALARARALLCQGAIGPLRSVRAEFGEYLPLAHPYEDYRQSYAARADLGGGVILCYIHEFDYLTWWFGLPQRVTTTGGRLGQLEIDVEDTAITVMDYRFADRDVIVELHLSFLTRPAARTCRIEGDHGVIEVDLNAPSLTMTTAAGAVERQTFDGFKRNQLFVDELSHFMTAMAGGHAPMVPLREAARSLRVALAARESLALGQAVTLS; encoded by the coding sequence ATGAAGGTCCTGATTGCCGGGCTTGGCAGCGTCGGCCAGCGGCACGCGCGCAACTTGCGCGCGTCGTGCGGGGCCGGCGTCGAAATCCTGGCGTATCGCGTGCGCGGACTCCCGCAGGTGATCACCGACACGATGACGATCGACGACACCGTCACGGTGGAAGCCGCCTGCGGCATCCGCTCGTTCGCGAGTCTGGACGAAGCCCTGGCGGAGCGTCCTGACGCGGTCATGATCTGCAACCCGAACAGTCTGCACCTGCAGACCGCCATGGCGGCCGCCCACGCCGGTTGTCACCTGTTCATCGAGAAGCCGCTCTCGCACACTGGGGACGGCGTCGATGACCTGATCGCCGTCGTCGAACGGCAACGGCTGGTGGCGACGGTCGGCTATCAACTGCGTTGTCACCCGGCGCTGGCGCGGGCACGCGCGCTGCTGTGCCAGGGCGCGATTGGCCCGCTGCGATCGGTGCGCGCGGAGTTTGGCGAGTACCTGCCATTGGCGCATCCGTATGAGGACTACCGGCAATCGTATGCCGCCCGCGCCGACCTGGGTGGCGGCGTCATCCTCTGCTACATCCACGAGTTCGATTACCTCACCTGGTGGTTCGGCCTGCCGCAACGCGTGACAACCACCGGCGGCCGCCTGGGCCAGCTGGAGATCGACGTCGAAGACACGGCAATCACGGTCATGGACTACCGGTTCGCGGATCGGGACGTCATCGTGGAACTGCACCTGAGCTTTCTCACGAGGCCGGCGGCGCGGACCTGCCGGATCGAGGGTGATCACGGCGTGATCGAGGTGGACCTCAATGCCCCCTCGCTGACGATGACCACCGCGGCGGGCGCGGTCGAGCGGCAGACCTTCGACGGTTTCAAGCGGAACCAGTTGTTCGTGGACGAGCTCTCGCACTTCATGACCGCCATGGCCGGCGGCCACGCGCCGATGGTGCCGCTGCGCGAGGCGGCGCGGAGCCTGCGGGTGGCGCTCGCCGCGCGCGAGTCGCTGGCCCTCGGCCAGGCGGTGACGCTATCGTGA
- a CDS encoding NAD-dependent epimerase/dehydratase family protein: MKILITGGAGFIGRSLLHALPPGDDVVVIDSLVPDVHGPAAAFPPDVAARARCVRCDLHDVDAWREAAEGAQVLVHLAALTGTGQGMYQQQRYIDANAGATVCLCEGLASLRSRPARVILASSRAVYGEGPYRDGDRLLYPGARREADLAAGRWEFENAAGEPLEPVPADEAAAVRPVSIYGLTKLWQEQALQMAAATHDLELLVLRFQNVYGPLQQPANPYTGIVANFATGMLANGSVDLFEDGEMSRDFVYIADVVGALVSGISHPGRWQHTLNVGTGCRTTLREMALRLAAIAGVSPTLAASGRYRVGDIRHASADLRAYGAMFGAWHPTSLTEGLAAYVAWYREQPPIDAAAGHALTELARHGVLRTGRACR; this comes from the coding sequence ATGAAGATCCTGATCACAGGCGGGGCGGGTTTCATCGGCCGATCGCTGCTTCACGCGTTGCCTCCCGGCGACGACGTGGTGGTGATCGACTCGCTCGTGCCCGACGTGCACGGACCGGCCGCGGCGTTCCCGCCGGATGTCGCCGCTCGCGCCCGGTGCGTCCGCTGCGACCTTCACGACGTGGACGCCTGGCGGGAAGCGGCCGAAGGCGCGCAAGTGCTCGTTCACCTCGCCGCGCTGACGGGCACCGGGCAGGGGATGTACCAACAGCAGCGCTACATCGACGCCAACGCCGGCGCGACGGTCTGCCTGTGCGAGGGCCTGGCGTCGCTCCGCTCGCGGCCCGCGCGCGTGATCCTGGCGTCGAGCCGAGCGGTGTACGGCGAGGGACCGTATCGCGATGGTGACCGCTTGCTGTATCCGGGAGCGCGGCGCGAGGCGGACCTGGCAGCCGGCCGCTGGGAGTTCGAGAACGCGGCGGGCGAGCCTCTCGAGCCGGTGCCCGCGGATGAAGCGGCGGCGGTGCGGCCGGTCTCGATCTACGGGCTGACCAAGCTGTGGCAGGAACAGGCGCTCCAGATGGCGGCCGCGACCCACGACCTCGAGTTGCTGGTGCTGCGGTTCCAGAATGTCTACGGCCCGCTGCAGCAGCCGGCGAACCCGTACACCGGCATCGTCGCCAACTTTGCCACCGGCATGCTGGCCAACGGGAGCGTCGACCTGTTCGAAGACGGCGAGATGTCCCGTGACTTCGTCTACATCGCCGACGTGGTGGGAGCGCTGGTGTCGGGGATCAGCCACCCGGGTCGCTGGCAACACACCTTGAACGTCGGCACCGGCTGCCGCACGACCCTGCGCGAGATGGCCCTGCGGCTGGCCGCGATCGCCGGGGTGTCGCCCACGCTCGCCGCCTCCGGACGCTACCGCGTCGGCGACATCCGGCATGCGTCGGCGGACCTGCGGGCCTATGGCGCGATGTTCGGAGCGTGGCACCCCACCTCACTCACCGAGGGGCTGGCGGCGTATGTCGCCTGGTACCGGGAGCAACCGCCGATTGACGCGGCGGCCGGGCACGCCCTGACGGAACTGGCACGGCACGGCGTGCTGCGGACGGGTCGCGCATGCCGGTGA
- a CDS encoding glycosyltransferase, whose translation MPVKVSVIVPNYNYASYLDERLRSLLDQTLGDFELLVLDDASTDGSRAVIEKYAGDPRIRAVWFDTRSGSAYQRWNDGAAMAHGEYLYFAGADDSCEPALLAVLAGVLDANPPVGLAYCRSRIIDAGGTPQSVSPSHPRWDRDFITTAAIELPFLLDQKTIPTASAVLLRRSLLDRCGGFDTTFRLAADHMLWARMLREADVAYVAQPLNRFRSHDRTVRASAPRSVTVRERYRLYGFVLDAFDVDAVAREALRERLARNWAECLAQDRAEGRAARHRAVYQAAKQMDPAAGRRLVRLLTERTLGVRLRGPVAIARYAGRRTREAWDLLKGRHILWRYSRHYRRAQRAFRRAHPAAAPNAGRIHDLGVIVSRPGDASAPLPLAASHGDVVSRVAAAADAALGITAQCQFVPPLGAAMPGPRTEAQPEVINRQVIAIQLLDPLSLDGLPELCEPLMDEIERRFYGSFVVVDKVYVYRSPISEQTPDASWLWHYDNHPREVIKVMVYLTDVNEGTAPFEFVRERGSGRPAYGAPLAPLHWKSRVPSAEVERYLANGYERHAVTGPRGTVVMFDDNVIHRATLARTSHRDVLVFQVRPATFRAEPRLDARWTGSFLHQYVNRDPSDLRPHPKRRPGAA comes from the coding sequence ATGCCGGTGAAGGTCAGCGTCATCGTTCCCAACTACAACTACGCGTCCTACCTGGACGAGCGGTTGCGGTCGCTGCTCGACCAGACGCTTGGTGACTTCGAGCTGCTGGTGCTGGACGATGCCTCAACGGATGGCAGCCGGGCGGTGATTGAGAAGTACGCGGGGGATCCGCGGATCCGCGCCGTGTGGTTCGACACCCGCTCGGGATCCGCGTACCAGCGCTGGAACGATGGCGCTGCGATGGCGCACGGCGAGTACCTGTACTTCGCGGGCGCGGACGACTCGTGCGAGCCGGCGCTGCTCGCGGTGCTGGCCGGCGTGCTGGACGCGAACCCGCCGGTTGGGCTCGCCTACTGCCGCTCCCGGATCATCGACGCCGGCGGCACGCCGCAATCGGTCAGCCCTTCTCACCCGCGATGGGACCGGGACTTCATCACTACCGCAGCAATCGAGCTGCCGTTCCTCCTGGATCAGAAGACCATTCCGACCGCGAGCGCCGTCCTGCTCCGGCGCTCGCTGCTCGATCGCTGCGGCGGGTTTGACACCACGTTCCGCCTCGCCGCCGACCACATGCTCTGGGCCCGCATGCTGCGCGAGGCCGATGTCGCCTACGTGGCGCAACCGCTCAATCGCTTTCGCAGCCATGACCGCACCGTCCGCGCGAGCGCGCCTCGTTCGGTGACCGTGCGGGAGCGATATCGGCTCTATGGGTTCGTGCTCGACGCCTTCGACGTCGATGCCGTGGCGCGGGAGGCCCTTCGCGAGCGGCTGGCGCGCAACTGGGCCGAGTGCCTGGCGCAGGACCGCGCGGAAGGCCGGGCGGCGCGGCATCGCGCTGTGTACCAGGCCGCGAAGCAAATGGACCCGGCGGCCGGGCGCCGCCTGGTGAGGCTGCTGACCGAACGGACGTTGGGCGTGCGCCTTCGCGGACCAGTGGCCATTGCCCGTTACGCCGGGCGCCGCACCCGCGAGGCATGGGACCTGCTCAAGGGCCGGCACATCCTGTGGCGCTACTCACGGCACTACCGGCGGGCGCAGCGGGCGTTTCGCCGCGCCCATCCCGCGGCCGCGCCGAACGCCGGCCGCATTCACGACCTCGGCGTGATTGTCAGCCGGCCCGGAGACGCGTCGGCGCCGCTGCCGCTGGCGGCGTCGCACGGTGATGTGGTCAGCCGCGTCGCCGCCGCCGCCGATGCGGCGCTCGGCATCACCGCGCAGTGCCAGTTCGTTCCGCCGTTGGGCGCGGCGATGCCGGGACCGCGCACCGAGGCCCAACCTGAAGTGATCAATCGCCAGGTGATCGCGATCCAGCTGCTGGATCCGCTGTCGCTCGACGGCCTGCCGGAACTCTGCGAACCGTTGATGGACGAGATCGAGCGGCGCTTCTACGGTTCGTTCGTCGTGGTCGACAAGGTCTACGTCTATCGCAGCCCGATCAGCGAGCAGACGCCGGACGCATCGTGGCTGTGGCATTACGACAACCATCCCCGCGAGGTGATCAAGGTGATGGTGTACCTGACCGACGTGAACGAGGGCACGGCGCCGTTCGAGTTCGTGCGCGAGCGGGGCTCCGGGCGTCCGGCGTACGGGGCGCCACTGGCGCCGCTCCACTGGAAGAGCCGCGTGCCGTCCGCCGAGGTCGAGCGCTATCTTGCCAACGGATACGAGCGGCACGCCGTGACCGGACCTCGCGGCACCGTCGTGATGTTCGACGACAACGTGATTCATCGCGCCACGCTGGCGCGGACCTCGCACCGCGACGTCCTGGTCTTCCAGGTGCGGCCGGCCACCTTCCGCGCCGAGCCGCGCCTCGACGCGCGGTGGACGGGGTCGTTCCTGCACCAGTACGTGAACCGCGATCCGTCCGACCTGAGACCGCATCCCAAGCGGCGTCCGGGAGCCGCGTGA
- a CDS encoding sugar phosphate isomerase/epimerase family protein, translating to MNIIGILQGRLSRPPAARLQAFPAASWRDEFAAARACGFGGIEWLVTGDGLDDNPIWTDRGMAEIRALAAEHEIRLTSLCADCFIDRPFVRVTAAERQQHGILLTRLIERSAKAGIGVVLVPVLEGGAILTEAEADELLGALGEPLAAAARLGIRVGLESDWPGEPLRRLIDRASSPALAAYYDVGNATSMGHDPAGDLRALGPVLCGVHIKDRTRGGGSVALGQGDADFPRFFAALAAAGYAGAVILETPAGPDPVAMARRNLAHLRGHLPPPLSRAAS from the coding sequence GTGAACATCATCGGCATCCTCCAGGGCCGGCTGTCACGCCCTCCGGCCGCCCGGCTTCAGGCGTTCCCCGCGGCGAGCTGGCGCGATGAGTTTGCGGCGGCGCGCGCGTGCGGCTTTGGCGGCATCGAGTGGCTCGTGACCGGCGATGGCCTCGACGACAATCCGATCTGGACCGATCGCGGCATGGCCGAGATTCGTGCCCTGGCCGCCGAACACGAGATCCGGCTGACCTCGCTCTGCGCCGACTGCTTCATCGATCGGCCGTTCGTGCGCGTTACCGCGGCCGAGCGACAACAGCACGGCATCCTGCTGACGCGGCTGATCGAGCGAAGTGCCAAGGCCGGCATCGGCGTGGTGCTGGTCCCCGTACTGGAGGGGGGAGCGATTCTCACCGAGGCGGAAGCCGACGAGTTGCTCGGCGCGCTCGGTGAACCGCTCGCGGCCGCCGCGCGGCTCGGCATCCGCGTCGGGTTGGAGAGCGACTGGCCGGGTGAACCCCTGAGACGCCTGATCGATCGGGCAAGCTCGCCGGCCTTGGCGGCGTACTACGATGTCGGCAACGCCACGTCGATGGGCCACGACCCGGCGGGCGATCTGCGGGCGCTCGGTCCAGTGCTGTGCGGCGTGCACATCAAGGATCGCACGCGCGGTGGCGGCAGTGTCGCGCTCGGCCAGGGCGACGCCGACTTTCCGCGCTTCTTCGCCGCCCTCGCTGCGGCCGGTTACGCCGGAGCCGTGATCCTGGAAACTCCTGCCGGCCCGGATCCGGTCGCGATGGCGCGCCGCAACCTGGCGCACCTGCGGGGCCACCTGCCGCCGCCGCTGTCGCGCGCCGCATCCTGA
- a CDS encoding ABC transporter ATP-binding protein: MIRTSPREAAGAAVLLLLLTATEGAGVLLLAPLLELVGAVEENPLPRAGGWITSGLGAIGVAPTLGAVLLLFVAITAVRAVVQRAQSVLTTSLRENLAEALRLRVYKAMVGAEWRFLVTRTPSDFMHVIITEVGRVGVAAGNLMDLLVALVVAAVYFALALRLSPEMAVLVLVSAVVLGWFVRGPLDQARTLSTTAARQRQRLHRAIVEHVGGVKVSKSYAVTARHEDVVVRLAGDSKAVTLQAAASDADFHRMLELGSTILLAFIVYASSALLNEPAALLLVMLFIFARLMPRLVAVYRHLQALASTLPVFEIVRQLERDCLAAAEPRVDSPADVTLTGSVRFDRVSFSYLGRETPAVADLDLEIKAGDTTAIVGASGSGKSTVADLLLGAAVADVRPDPGGRPAVDARRHGVVARADQLRAAGDVSL, from the coding sequence ATGATCCGCACCTCGCCGCGGGAAGCCGCCGGCGCCGCCGTGCTCCTGCTCCTGCTGACGGCCACCGAAGGCGCCGGCGTGCTGCTGCTGGCGCCCCTGCTCGAGCTGGTCGGCGCGGTCGAGGAGAATCCGCTCCCGCGTGCGGGCGGGTGGATCACGTCCGGCCTCGGGGCCATTGGTGTGGCGCCGACGCTGGGAGCCGTGCTCCTGCTGTTTGTCGCGATCACCGCCGTGCGCGCGGTGGTTCAGCGCGCGCAATCCGTGCTCACCACATCGCTGCGCGAGAACCTCGCGGAGGCGTTGCGCCTCCGGGTCTACAAGGCCATGGTCGGAGCCGAGTGGCGCTTCCTGGTGACCCGCACTCCGTCCGACTTCATGCACGTCATCATCACCGAGGTGGGTCGCGTCGGCGTGGCCGCCGGCAACCTGATGGATCTGCTGGTGGCGCTGGTGGTGGCGGCGGTGTACTTCGCTCTCGCGCTCCGGCTCTCGCCCGAGATGGCGGTGCTCGTGCTGGTGAGCGCCGTCGTGCTGGGCTGGTTCGTGCGCGGCCCGCTCGATCAGGCGCGCACACTCAGCACGACGGCGGCGCGCCAGCGGCAGCGGCTGCATCGGGCCATCGTCGAACACGTCGGCGGCGTCAAGGTGTCCAAGAGCTACGCCGTGACCGCCCGGCACGAAGACGTCGTGGTGCGACTGGCGGGCGACTCGAAAGCGGTGACCCTGCAGGCGGCGGCCAGCGACGCCGACTTCCACCGCATGCTGGAGCTGGGGTCCACCATCCTCCTGGCGTTCATCGTCTACGCTTCGTCCGCGCTGCTCAACGAGCCGGCGGCGTTGTTGCTCGTGATGCTGTTCATCTTCGCGCGGCTGATGCCCCGGCTGGTCGCGGTCTACCGGCATCTCCAGGCGCTGGCGTCGACGCTGCCGGTGTTCGAGATCGTGAGGCAACTCGAGCGCGACTGCCTTGCGGCCGCGGAGCCTCGCGTCGATTCGCCGGCGGACGTCACGCTGACCGGCAGCGTGCGGTTCGATCGCGTGTCGTTCTCGTACCTGGGCCGCGAGACACCGGCGGTGGCCGATCTTGATCTCGAAATCAAGGCCGGCGACACGACGGCCATTGTCGGCGCGTCGGGTTCCGGGAAGAGCACGGTGGCCGACCTGTTGCTGGGGGCTGCTGTCGCCGACGTCCGGCCGGATCCTGGTGGACGGCCAGCCGTTGACGCGCGACGGCATGGCGTCGTGGCGCGGGCAGACCAGTTACGTGCCGCAGGAGACGTTTCTCTATGA
- a CDS encoding glycosyltransferase family A protein, whose product MPDTALRALPRRAWRRLTALFSRRERLIARVRADKAARAVSPHTHSERPRLSLILLSFNHRDNIAAIAAGLRRTIAEELIVCDDGSVDGSEREWQRLLSRPNDFLIRSNDVHDSRAYNRAVGLARGEVVCLLQDDDIPPDSGAWAAQALDLFDRYPRLAVLGGHQGWQLDLSAPSDKVQAREVFGYREARKWTYAKDIPFRDAASGLPLMFVQGVSIGPIFYRRDVYLSLGGFSLDYSRPGEVGMLVDHELSLRAWLAGHHVALFGPVPFRRYVGGQGTLMFGQATRERNLAHSFAMIQRQHGDRAPAIDAMVDALNQSLAQGAAVGGGTGQQMDP is encoded by the coding sequence ATGCCTGACACCGCCCTGCGGGCGCTGCCACGGCGGGCGTGGCGGCGGTTGACGGCCCTGTTCAGCCGCCGCGAGCGGCTGATCGCACGCGTGCGCGCCGACAAGGCGGCGCGGGCGGTCAGCCCGCACACCCACAGCGAGCGTCCGCGGCTCTCCCTGATCCTGCTGTCGTTCAATCATCGCGACAACATCGCGGCGATCGCCGCGGGACTGCGCCGGACCATCGCCGAGGAACTGATCGTGTGCGACGACGGTTCGGTCGATGGCTCCGAGCGCGAGTGGCAACGCCTGCTGTCGCGGCCGAACGACTTCCTCATCCGGTCGAACGACGTGCACGACAGCCGCGCCTACAACCGCGCCGTCGGCCTGGCGCGGGGCGAAGTGGTCTGCCTCCTCCAGGACGATGACATTCCGCCCGATTCGGGCGCGTGGGCGGCGCAGGCCCTCGACTTGTTCGACCGCTACCCGCGCCTGGCGGTGCTCGGCGGCCACCAGGGCTGGCAGCTCGACTTGTCGGCGCCGTCCGACAAGGTGCAGGCGCGCGAGGTGTTCGGGTACCGCGAAGCGCGTAAGTGGACCTACGCCAAGGACATCCCGTTTCGCGACGCCGCCTCCGGGTTGCCCTTAATGTTCGTGCAGGGTGTCAGTATCGGGCCGATCTTCTACCGGCGCGACGTCTACCTGTCGCTCGGCGGCTTCAGTCTCGACTACAGCCGCCCCGGCGAGGTCGGCATGCTGGTCGATCACGAGTTGTCGCTCAGAGCCTGGCTGGCGGGCCATCACGTCGCGCTCTTCGGCCCGGTGCCATTCCGGCGGTACGTCGGCGGTCAAGGCACCCTGATGTTCGGCCAGGCCACTCGCGAGCGAAACCTCGCGCACAGCTTCGCCATGATTCAGCGGCAGCATGGCGACCGCGCGCCGGCGATCGACGCGATGGTGGACGCGCTCAATCAGTCACTGGCCCAGGGCGCCGCCGTCGGCGGCGGCACCGGCCAGCAGATGGACCCATGA
- a CDS encoding glycosyltransferase family 2 protein codes for MIECRPGLVSTIIPVRNRPVLLVAAVESVLAQTYRPIEAIIVDDGSSDDTTAVGQALAAAHPDEVRFARTAAIGVASARNTGLEAASGEFIQFLDSDDLLMPDKFARQVGGLRDHPDCGISYCLTREYPLGGEWSGLPARGTGESRARLFPHLLMGRVWAAPSPLYRRDVVEANGPFRELAIYEDWEFEGRAASRNVRLHHCRAYLADKRDIHHLTGERKGGVPPHTLTDYAWIHERMHGYALAAGVAAADLDRYAAKLARAATSCAAAGLEAEAGRLIDLALRSAVSPWRRARLQCYAGLANRVGWARAGRWASRAASSPVAAVWRRTRERPAAFRQRWQHRLSAAWATVSGRPLSTWPHLLASGWANRQSRPRLR; via the coding sequence ATGATCGAGTGCCGTCCCGGACTCGTGTCAACCATCATCCCGGTCCGCAACCGGCCGGTGCTGCTGGTGGCGGCCGTCGAGAGCGTGCTCGCGCAGACCTACCGGCCGATCGAAGCCATCATTGTTGACGACGGCTCCAGCGACGACACGACGGCGGTGGGGCAGGCGCTGGCCGCGGCGCATCCGGATGAAGTGCGCTTCGCGCGCACCGCCGCGATCGGCGTCGCCTCGGCGCGCAACACCGGACTCGAGGCCGCGAGCGGTGAGTTCATCCAGTTCCTCGATTCCGACGACCTGTTGATGCCCGACAAGTTCGCGCGGCAGGTCGGCGGGCTGCGCGACCATCCGGATTGCGGCATCTCGTATTGCCTGACGCGCGAGTACCCGCTGGGCGGCGAGTGGTCGGGACTTCCCGCCAGGGGGACCGGCGAGAGCCGCGCGCGGTTGTTTCCGCACTTGCTGATGGGCAGGGTCTGGGCGGCGCCGTCGCCGCTCTACCGGCGGGACGTGGTCGAAGCCAACGGCCCCTTCCGCGAGCTGGCCATCTACGAGGATTGGGAATTCGAGGGCCGCGCGGCATCGCGGAATGTGCGGCTGCACCACTGCCGTGCCTACCTCGCCGACAAGCGCGACATCCACCACCTGACCGGCGAGCGCAAGGGCGGCGTGCCTCCCCACACCCTGACTGACTACGCGTGGATTCACGAGCGCATGCACGGCTACGCGCTCGCTGCCGGGGTCGCGGCCGCCGACCTCGATCGCTACGCCGCGAAGCTGGCCAGGGCCGCCACCAGCTGCGCCGCCGCCGGACTCGAGGCGGAAGCCGGCCGGCTCATCGATCTCGCCCTGCGCTCGGCCGTCAGTCCGTGGCGGCGGGCGCGCCTGCAGTGTTACGCCGGCCTGGCGAACCGCGTTGGCTGGGCTCGAGCCGGCCGGTGGGCGTCGCGCGCGGCTTCCTCTCCGGTGGCGGCGGTGTGGCGGCGGACGCGGGAACGGCCGGCGGCGTTCCGGCAGCGTTGGCAGCACCGCCTGTCGGCGGCGTGGGCCACGGTGTCGGGCCGCCCGCTATCCACCTGGCCGCACCTGTTGGCGTCCGGGTGGGCAAACCGGCAGTCACGCCCGCGGTTGCGCTGA
- a CDS encoding ATP-binding cassette domain-containing protein, producing MDGQPLTRDGMASWRGQTSYVPQETFLYDDTVRANLRWARPEATDDEIWDALRLAAADAFVSGLPAGLDTLVGAGGVLISGGERQRLAIARALLRRPRILVLDEATNSLDTENEQRIQKAIDAIHHRTTIVVITHRLSTIRHADMILVMEGGKVVRSGTWDALQLERDSRLAEPPPPAPLAGANA from the coding sequence GTGGACGGCCAGCCGTTGACGCGCGACGGCATGGCGTCGTGGCGCGGGCAGACCAGTTACGTGCCGCAGGAGACGTTTCTCTATGACGACACGGTGCGCGCCAACCTGCGGTGGGCACGCCCCGAAGCCACCGACGACGAGATTTGGGACGCCCTCCGGCTGGCGGCGGCCGATGCGTTCGTGTCGGGCCTGCCCGCCGGCCTCGACACCCTGGTTGGCGCCGGCGGCGTCCTGATCTCGGGCGGCGAGCGCCAGCGGCTGGCGATTGCCCGCGCCTTATTGCGGCGGCCGCGCATCCTCGTGCTCGACGAGGCGACCAACTCACTCGACACCGAGAACGAGCAGCGCATCCAGAAGGCGATCGACGCGATTCACCACCGGACCACGATCGTGGTCATCACGCATCGCCTCTCGACCATCAGGCACGCCGACATGATTCTGGTGATGGAAGGCGGAAAGGTAGTGCGATCGGGAACGTGGGACGCCCTGCAACTGGAGCGCGACAGCCGGTTGGCGGAGCCGCCGCCCCCGGCGCCGCTGGCGGGTGCCAATGCCTGA